The following are encoded in a window of Caballeronia sp. NK8 genomic DNA:
- a CDS encoding class II aldolase/adducin family protein, with product MSDVMETPAKTAEQTIDLKGRVSIYQPEQQGLIFPELPTFSSHAEHRKYLKERLVAACRAFAQHGFDYGFAGHLTVRDPEHPSLYWTNPMAVHFAQVKVSNLICADHQGNVVEGNYAVNRAGFVLHAAVHEQHQDIVAMCHAHTVYGTAFAALGKPLIPMSQDACAFFEDHVVIGDEAGKVAVEVKGGNKVANGFKGVKAAIHQNHGLLTASRHSIDSAAFWFIALERCCQQQLMIEATGITPKLVPEDRARYSREHVGSEYIGWLHFQTIWNDLVAAQPDMFD from the coding sequence ATGAGCGACGTCATGGAGACACCCGCAAAGACCGCCGAACAGACCATCGACCTCAAGGGGCGCGTGTCGATCTATCAACCGGAGCAGCAAGGCCTGATCTTTCCCGAGCTGCCGACGTTTTCCAGTCACGCGGAGCATCGCAAGTATCTGAAGGAACGGCTCGTCGCCGCGTGCCGGGCTTTCGCGCAGCACGGCTTCGATTACGGTTTCGCGGGCCATCTCACCGTGCGCGATCCGGAACATCCGTCGCTGTACTGGACCAATCCGATGGCCGTTCACTTCGCGCAGGTCAAAGTCTCGAATCTGATCTGCGCCGATCATCAAGGCAACGTGGTGGAAGGAAACTACGCGGTCAATCGCGCGGGCTTCGTGCTGCATGCCGCCGTGCATGAGCAGCATCAGGACATCGTCGCGATGTGTCACGCGCATACCGTCTACGGCACCGCGTTCGCGGCGCTCGGCAAGCCGCTCATCCCGATGTCGCAGGACGCCTGCGCGTTCTTCGAGGACCACGTCGTGATCGGCGATGAAGCGGGCAAGGTCGCCGTCGAAGTGAAGGGCGGCAACAAGGTTGCGAACGGATTTAAGGGCGTGAAGGCCGCGATCCACCAGAATCACGGCCTGCTCACCGCGAGCCGGCACAGCATCGATTCGGCGGCGTTCTGGTTCATCGCGCTCGAGCGCTGCTGCCAGCAACAGCTGATGATCGAAGCGACGGGTATCACGCCGAAGCTCGTGCCGGAGGATCGCGCGCGCTACAGCCGCGAGCATGTGGGTAGCGAGTACATCGGCTGGCTGCACTTCCAGACGATCTGGAATGATCTGGTCGCGGCGCAGCCGGATATGTTCGATTGA
- a CDS encoding pyrimidine/purine nucleoside phosphorylase, with protein MTAATQFDQVSVIKRANVYFDGKCVSHTVLFADGTKKTLGVILPGTLNFGTDAPELMEVQAGQCRIRLDGSDEWKTYGAGESFSVPGKSRFDIDVIETLDYVCSYL; from the coding sequence ATGACCGCCGCAACGCAATTCGACCAGGTTTCCGTCATCAAACGCGCCAACGTCTATTTCGACGGCAAATGCGTGTCGCACACCGTTCTCTTCGCCGACGGCACGAAAAAAACCCTCGGCGTGATCCTGCCCGGCACGCTCAACTTCGGCACCGACGCGCCCGAACTCATGGAAGTGCAAGCCGGCCAGTGCCGCATCCGTCTCGACGGCAGCGACGAATGGAAGACGTACGGCGCGGGAGAATCGTTCTCGGTGCCAGGCAAGAGCCGCTTCGATATCGACGTGATCGAAACGCTCGACTACGTTTGCAGTTATCTCTGA
- a CDS encoding type IV toxin-antitoxin system AbiEi family antitoxin produces MSTADHLSEQLAEAAAAAFSESTGLAAHRVATPKRRNSNAAIEFRIGGARFKRSVQVRENIDRIGVLSAFSAAVRRDSGTKPTLVTTYLSPDMIRACRELDVDALDLAGNARLIEGDSIVIVSGRPRVAQAKAPRSRTWTRSTLRVTLALLVTPSLLERSFRDIAKIAGVSHGTAQNAVHALVDHRDIFERPDGRGLQFADRERLIDEWVTLYPRQLRESLVIGRYRAESNDWWRNAPDLPGQCQFGGEPAAAILTQYLKPATVTAYCADAAPREWIMEARLRPDPAGNVEFLRAPVTLAPIDGLPPNVVAPLLVYADLVASGDPRNLETARMLRERYLAA; encoded by the coding sequence ATGTCGACAGCGGATCACCTCAGCGAGCAACTGGCCGAAGCCGCGGCCGCCGCCTTCAGCGAGTCGACCGGCCTCGCCGCGCACCGCGTGGCGACGCCGAAGCGCCGCAATAGCAACGCCGCCATCGAATTCCGCATCGGTGGCGCGCGCTTCAAACGCTCAGTACAAGTGCGGGAAAACATCGACCGCATCGGCGTGTTGTCCGCATTCAGCGCGGCCGTCAGGCGCGACAGCGGCACGAAACCCACGCTCGTCACCACCTATCTCTCGCCGGACATGATCCGCGCCTGCCGCGAACTCGACGTCGATGCGCTCGATCTCGCCGGCAATGCGCGCCTCATCGAAGGCGACAGCATCGTGATCGTCTCGGGCCGTCCGCGCGTGGCGCAAGCCAAAGCGCCGCGCTCCAGAACCTGGACCCGATCGACACTGCGCGTCACGCTCGCGCTGCTCGTCACGCCTTCGCTTTTGGAGCGCAGTTTTCGCGACATCGCGAAAATCGCGGGCGTCAGCCATGGTACGGCGCAGAACGCCGTGCACGCGCTCGTCGATCATCGCGACATCTTCGAGCGGCCCGATGGCCGAGGCCTGCAATTCGCCGATAGAGAACGCCTGATCGACGAATGGGTCACGCTGTATCCGCGGCAATTGCGCGAATCGCTCGTCATCGGGCGGTATCGCGCGGAGTCGAACGACTGGTGGCGCAATGCGCCCGATCTGCCCGGACAATGCCAGTTCGGCGGCGAGCCCGCCGCGGCGATACTCACGCAATATCTGAAGCCGGCGACGGTCACCGCCTATTGCGCCGATGCCGCGCCGCGCGAGTGGATCATGGAGGCGCGGCTGCGGCCCGATCCGGCCGGAAACGTCGAGTTCCTGCGCGCGCCCGTCACGCTCGCGCCCATCGACGGACTGCCGCCGAATGTCGTCGCGCCGCTGCTCGTGTACGCCGATCTCGTTGCGAGCGGCGACCCGCGCAATCTCGAAACCGCCAGGATGCTGCGTGAACGCTATCTTGCCGCTTGA
- a CDS encoding nucleotidyl transferase AbiEii/AbiGii toxin family protein — MNAILPLERLPHRPLGGAICAMLREVVAASDATRIAWFVGGASARDILLTHVHDIPATRATADVDIGISIQGWTGHEALRRALLAAGNFTAPKGSAHRLNYSAPATGDRTWLDIVPFGGVEDARGEIAWPPDGSVHMNVAGFRQALDAAIPVRVEQDLVVPVASLPAQAMLKILAWQDRHTVDRKDAIDLLFLMAHYEQAGNRDRIYSDAADLLERHEYDPDIAGAALLGRDTASIAREDDLRAQILAILRPDDPAPPILTHMLGARLPVFEAETSARVAALFHAFRDAFQAPQPLRNR, encoded by the coding sequence GTGAACGCTATCTTGCCGCTTGAACGCCTGCCCCACCGGCCGCTCGGTGGCGCCATCTGCGCGATGCTGCGCGAAGTCGTCGCCGCGTCCGACGCGACGCGCATCGCGTGGTTCGTCGGCGGCGCGAGCGCGCGCGACATCTTGCTCACGCACGTCCACGACATTCCGGCGACCCGCGCGACCGCCGATGTCGACATCGGCATTTCGATTCAAGGCTGGACGGGCCACGAGGCGCTGCGCCGCGCGTTGCTCGCAGCGGGCAATTTCACGGCGCCGAAGGGCTCGGCGCATCGGCTGAATTACAGCGCGCCCGCCACGGGTGATCGCACGTGGCTCGATATCGTGCCGTTCGGCGGCGTGGAGGACGCGCGCGGCGAAATCGCGTGGCCGCCCGATGGCTCCGTGCACATGAACGTCGCAGGCTTCCGGCAGGCGCTCGATGCGGCGATTCCCGTGCGCGTCGAGCAGGATCTCGTGGTGCCGGTCGCGTCGCTGCCCGCGCAGGCGATGCTGAAAATCCTCGCGTGGCAGGACCGGCACACAGTCGATCGCAAGGACGCGATCGACCTGCTCTTTCTGATGGCGCATTACGAGCAGGCCGGCAATCGCGACCGCATCTACTCCGACGCAGCCGATCTGCTCGAACGGCACGAATACGATCCGGATATCGCCGGGGCCGCGCTGCTCGGCCGCGACACCGCGTCGATCGCACGCGAGGACGACCTCCGCGCGCAGATTCTCGCGATCCTGCGCCCGGACGATCCCGCGCCGCCGATTCTCACGCACATGCTCGGCGCGCGCCTGCCGGTCTTCGAAGCGGAGACGTCGGCACGCGTCGCGGCGCTGTTCCACGCATTCCGCGACGCGTTTCAGGCCCCTCAACCGTTGCGGAACAGATAG
- a CDS encoding 1-aminocyclopropane-1-carboxylate deaminase: MNLQRFPRYPLTFGPTPIQPLKRLSAHLGGKVELYAKREDCNSGLAFGGNKTRKLEYLIPEAIAEGCDTLVSIGGVQSNQTRQVAAVAAHLGMKCVLVQENWVNYSDAVYDRVGNIQMSRMMGADVRLVADGFDIGIRKSWQDAMDSVRAAGGKPFPVPAGCSEHPLGGLGFVGFAEEVRAQEAELGFKFDYVVVCSVTGSTQAGMVVGFAADGRARRVIGIDASAKPQQTHDQILRIAKHTAELVDLGQDITREDVILDTRFGGPEYGLPNEGTLEAIRLCARLEGVLTDPVYEGKSMDGMIQMVRNGEFPEGSKVLYAHLGGVPALNAYSYLFRNG, translated from the coding sequence ATGAACCTGCAACGTTTTCCCCGTTATCCACTCACCTTCGGACCGACGCCCATCCAGCCGCTCAAGCGCCTCTCCGCGCATCTCGGCGGCAAAGTCGAGCTCTACGCGAAACGCGAGGACTGCAACAGCGGCCTCGCGTTCGGCGGCAACAAGACGCGCAAGCTCGAATATCTGATTCCCGAAGCGATCGCCGAAGGCTGCGACACGCTCGTGTCGATCGGCGGCGTGCAGTCGAACCAGACGCGCCAGGTCGCGGCGGTTGCGGCGCATCTCGGCATGAAGTGCGTGCTCGTGCAGGAAAACTGGGTCAATTACTCCGATGCCGTCTATGACCGCGTCGGCAATATCCAGATGTCGCGGATGATGGGCGCGGACGTGCGCCTCGTCGCCGATGGCTTCGATATCGGCATTCGCAAAAGCTGGCAGGACGCGATGGACAGCGTGCGCGCGGCAGGCGGCAAGCCGTTTCCGGTGCCGGCGGGTTGCTCGGAGCATCCGCTGGGCGGGCTTGGTTTCGTCGGCTTCGCGGAGGAAGTGCGCGCGCAGGAAGCGGAACTGGGCTTCAAGTTCGACTACGTCGTGGTGTGCTCGGTGACGGGCAGCACGCAGGCGGGCATGGTCGTCGGCTTCGCGGCGGATGGGCGCGCGCGCCGCGTGATCGGCATCGATGCATCGGCGAAACCGCAGCAGACGCACGATCAGATTTTGCGCATCGCGAAGCACACGGCGGAACTCGTCGATCTCGGCCAGGACATCACGCGCGAAGACGTGATTCTCGACACGCGCTTCGGCGGCCCCGAATACGGCCTGCCGAACGAAGGCACGCTGGAGGCGATTCGTCTGTGCGCGCGACTCGAAGGCGTGCTGACCGATCCCGTCTACGAAGGCAAGTCGATGGACGGCATGATTCAGATGGTGCGCAACGGCGAATTCCCGGAAGGCTCGAAAGTGCTGTACGCGCATCTCGGCGGCGTGCCCGCGCTCAACGCGTACAGCTATCTGTTCCGCAACGGTTGA
- a CDS encoding Lrp/AsnC family transcriptional regulator, with the protein MKKTASVQNARHADVQTDRVDRAILRQLQRDASISNVALAEKVNLSPPACLRRVERLREAGLIRATVALLNPKALDAGMLVLIGVILDRSTPDSFDAFEKAAQKVPGCMECHVVTGEFDFFMLIRTRDSESFNRLHAEKLLYLPGVRQIRTFVVLREVLSTTAFPIGESAGARPA; encoded by the coding sequence ATGAAAAAAACCGCATCCGTCCAGAACGCGCGCCACGCGGACGTCCAGACCGATCGCGTCGATCGCGCAATCCTGCGTCAGCTTCAGCGCGATGCATCCATCTCGAACGTCGCGCTCGCCGAGAAGGTCAATCTGAGCCCGCCCGCGTGTCTGCGGCGCGTCGAGCGGCTGCGCGAAGCGGGGCTGATCCGCGCGACGGTCGCCTTGCTCAATCCGAAAGCGCTCGATGCCGGCATGCTCGTGCTGATCGGCGTGATCCTCGACCGCTCGACGCCCGATTCCTTCGACGCATTCGAAAAGGCCGCGCAAAAGGTGCCCGGCTGCATGGAATGCCATGTCGTGACGGGCGAATTCGACTTCTTCATGCTGATCCGCACGCGCGACAGCGAGAGCTTCAACCGTCTGCACGCCGAGAAGCTGCTGTATCTGCCCGGCGTGCGGCAGATCCGTACCTTCGTCGTGCTGCGCGAGGTGCTCTCGACGACGGCATTCCCGATCGGCGAATCCGCCGGCGCGCGGCCGGCGTAG
- a CDS encoding penicillin-binding protein 1A, which produces MLARLAPRLRPHLRPRSLLLLPALFLLYVLVLIPFTPGIRDIRRAKVDQPAQIYSADGKLLAEFKPTHREWVSLKQVSPQVIDALISTEDRRFYQHHGIDFRRTAGAALRTFSGDRQGGSTLTQQLARNLYPEEIGRSQTLTRKLKEAITAFKIEAVYSKDEILETYLNTVPFLYNAYGIEMAARTYFDKSAGQLDVLESATLIGMLKGNSYYNPVINPERALDRRNIVLGQMVKYGHLQAAKLDALKKRPLRIDFERQTEEPGRAPHFAQQLRKWLIGWADDNDYNIYSDGLVVRTTIDSRLQTMATNALAWQGNQLQSIANAAWSGRGGCASTNADLAHAFIRETSDYRAARDGGASDADAIRKFGSDRAFMQALCENKTRVQAAFVALDPRNGQIKAWVGSRDFTQDPFDHVAQARRQPGSTFKPFVYGAAFDRGAKPADTFVDQAVEIPVRGAETWRPTDDAPPSGRPVSLRDGIAYSKNRITAQVMEQVGPARVARLARDMGVRESHLDVVPSLALGTSPVTLKEMVSSYGTMANDGSYIEPLLVTRIENRDGEVLAQFESAPERALSVDATRKLVDVMRDVINRGTGTAIRTRFGIRADVAGKTGTTQDNADGWFILMHPQLVAGAWVGFNDSRVTLRSDYWGQGAHSALPIVGDFMQRSLRSHLIDARARFDTQETPGVWQAMITRARTWFDETFSSAPKPGKPKTAQTAAQPPARAKRAPSEPQAEVTEAPPAPPVFTTMPPILPAPADGASEVAPPPSAVAEPGSAAQ; this is translated from the coding sequence ATTCTGGCTCGCCTCGCGCCGCGGCTGCGCCCGCATCTGCGGCCCCGCTCGCTGCTGCTCCTGCCCGCGCTCTTTCTGCTTTACGTGCTGGTGCTGATTCCGTTTACGCCCGGCATCCGCGATATCCGCCGTGCCAAGGTCGACCAGCCCGCGCAGATCTATTCCGCCGACGGCAAGCTGCTCGCCGAGTTCAAGCCGACGCATCGTGAATGGGTGAGCCTGAAGCAAGTCTCGCCGCAGGTGATCGACGCGCTCATCTCGACGGAAGACCGGCGCTTCTATCAGCATCACGGGATCGATTTCAGGCGCACGGCGGGCGCGGCGCTGCGCACGTTTTCGGGCGACCGGCAAGGCGGCTCGACGCTCACGCAGCAGCTCGCGCGCAATCTGTATCCCGAGGAAATCGGCCGCTCGCAGACTCTCACGCGCAAGCTGAAGGAAGCGATCACCGCGTTCAAGATCGAAGCGGTCTATTCGAAGGACGAGATCCTCGAAACCTATCTGAACACGGTGCCGTTTCTCTACAACGCATACGGCATCGAGATGGCCGCGCGCACCTACTTCGACAAATCCGCGGGCCAGCTCGACGTGCTCGAAAGCGCGACGCTCATCGGCATGTTGAAGGGCAACAGCTATTACAACCCGGTGATCAACCCCGAGCGCGCGCTCGACCGGCGCAACATCGTGCTCGGGCAGATGGTGAAGTACGGCCATCTGCAGGCCGCGAAGCTCGATGCGCTCAAAAAGCGCCCGCTGCGCATCGACTTCGAGCGGCAGACGGAAGAACCCGGCCGCGCGCCGCACTTCGCGCAGCAATTGCGCAAGTGGCTGATCGGCTGGGCCGACGACAACGATTACAACATCTATTCCGATGGCCTCGTCGTACGCACGACCATCGACTCGCGTCTGCAGACCATGGCGACGAACGCGCTCGCGTGGCAGGGCAATCAGTTGCAGTCGATCGCGAATGCGGCGTGGAGCGGCCGCGGTGGCTGCGCGAGCACCAACGCGGATCTCGCGCACGCGTTCATCCGCGAGACGAGCGACTATCGCGCGGCGCGCGACGGCGGCGCGAGCGATGCCGACGCCATCAGGAAGTTCGGCTCGGACCGCGCATTCATGCAGGCGCTGTGCGAGAACAAGACGCGCGTGCAGGCGGCGTTCGTCGCGCTCGATCCGCGCAATGGCCAGATCAAGGCGTGGGTCGGCAGCCGCGATTTCACGCAGGATCCGTTCGATCACGTCGCGCAGGCGCGTCGCCAGCCTGGTTCGACGTTCAAGCCTTTCGTCTACGGCGCGGCGTTCGATCGCGGCGCGAAGCCGGCCGACACGTTCGTCGATCAGGCCGTCGAAATTCCGGTGCGCGGCGCCGAAACCTGGCGCCCGACCGACGACGCGCCGCCCTCGGGCCGCCCCGTGAGTCTGCGCGACGGCATCGCGTATTCGAAAAACCGCATCACCGCGCAGGTGATGGAACAGGTCGGGCCCGCGCGCGTCGCGCGGCTCGCACGCGACATGGGCGTGCGCGAAAGCCATCTCGACGTGGTGCCGTCGCTCGCGCTCGGCACGAGTCCGGTGACGCTCAAGGAGATGGTGTCGTCGTACGGCACCATGGCGAATGACGGTAGTTATATAGAGCCGCTGCTTGTCACGCGCATCGAGAACAGGGACGGCGAGGTGCTCGCGCAGTTCGAGAGCGCGCCCGAGCGCGCGTTGTCCGTCGATGCGACCCGCAAGCTCGTCGACGTGATGCGCGACGTGATCAATCGCGGCACGGGCACGGCGATCCGCACGCGCTTCGGCATCCGTGCGGACGTGGCGGGCAAGACCGGCACGACGCAGGACAACGCGGACGGCTGGTTCATCCTGATGCATCCGCAACTCGTCGCGGGCGCGTGGGTCGGCTTCAACGACAGCCGCGTGACGCTGCGCAGCGATTACTGGGGACAAGGCGCGCACAGTGCGCTGCCGATCGTCGGCGACTTCATGCAGCGCTCGCTGCGTTCGCATCTGATCGACGCCCGCGCGCGCTTCGATACTCAGGAAACGCCGGGCGTATGGCAGGCGATGATCACGCGCGCACGCACGTGGTTCGACGAGACGTTCTCGAGCGCGCCGAAGCCGGGCAAGCCGAAAACCGCGCAGACGGCGGCACAGCCTCCGGCGCGCGCCAAACGCGCGCCTTCGGAGCCGCAGGCCGAAGTGACCGAAGCGCCGCCCGCCCCGCCGGTTTTCACGACGATGCCGCCGATCCTGCCAGCGCCAGCCGACGGCGCGAGCGAAGTGGCACCACCGCCGTCAGCCGTTGCCGAACCGGGTTCTGCTGCGCAGTAA
- a CDS encoding GDSL-type esterase/lipase family protein — MNTRFPRIERAVVAAALILPLSSPGFAQTISSTLPWTGTWSTGPMSTGDHGFNNQTIRQIVHTSIGGTAAGVQISNLYGSEPLVIGDVHIALRASGQRTVPGSDRPVTFNGQTFVTIDPGHIEMSDPIAFQVPAFSDIAVSVYLPQQTPMETTGHAEGLQDVYIAAGDVSLDTEFTGGVANALGAQSYYFLTDVVVQNASATGAVVAFGASITDGLASAPNVNGRWPNLLAKRLQQAGMTVGVLNKGISGNDFFTNDSGEAGLSRFQRDVLDQWNVKWVIISDDAVNNLIGGSPPTAARLNAAYTDLTQRAHAAGVKVMCSTLTPFQGVSSWTADIEATRQAVNAFVATPESGCDAVLNQAAAIGDPANPAAILATYDSGDHLHPNQAGLQAIANSVNLDWFK; from the coding sequence GTGAATACGCGATTCCCTCGCATCGAACGCGCGGTCGTGGCCGCCGCGCTGATACTGCCCCTGTCGTCGCCCGGATTTGCACAAACCATCAGCTCCACCCTGCCATGGACCGGCACATGGTCCACCGGGCCGATGAGCACAGGCGACCACGGCTTCAATAATCAGACGATCCGGCAAATCGTGCACACGAGCATCGGCGGCACCGCCGCCGGCGTGCAGATTTCGAACCTGTACGGCTCCGAGCCGCTCGTGATCGGCGACGTGCACATCGCGCTGCGCGCGAGCGGCCAGCGCACCGTGCCCGGCAGCGACCGGCCCGTCACCTTCAACGGGCAGACGTTCGTCACCATCGATCCGGGCCACATCGAGATGAGCGATCCGATCGCGTTTCAGGTGCCGGCGTTCTCGGACATCGCCGTCAGCGTCTATCTGCCGCAACAGACGCCGATGGAGACGACCGGCCACGCCGAAGGCCTGCAGGACGTCTATATCGCCGCCGGCGACGTCAGCCTCGACACGGAGTTCACGGGCGGCGTCGCCAACGCGCTCGGCGCGCAGTCGTATTACTTCCTCACCGACGTCGTCGTGCAGAACGCCAGTGCGACGGGCGCGGTGGTCGCGTTCGGCGCGTCCATCACTGACGGCCTCGCATCGGCGCCGAACGTGAACGGCCGCTGGCCCAACCTGCTGGCGAAGCGTCTGCAACAGGCGGGCATGACGGTCGGTGTGCTGAACAAGGGCATCTCGGGCAACGACTTCTTCACGAACGATTCGGGCGAGGCCGGCCTGTCACGCTTCCAGCGCGACGTGCTCGACCAGTGGAACGTGAAGTGGGTCATCATCTCCGACGACGCGGTCAACAACCTGATCGGCGGCTCGCCGCCCACGGCGGCGCGTCTGAACGCCGCGTACACCGACCTCACCCAGCGCGCGCACGCCGCGGGCGTCAAGGTGATGTGCTCGACGCTCACGCCGTTTCAGGGCGTGTCGTCGTGGACGGCGGACATCGAGGCGACGCGCCAGGCGGTCAACGCGTTCGTCGCGACGCCCGAGAGCGGATGCGACGCCGTGCTCAATCAGGCCGCGGCGATCGGCGATCCCGCCAACCCGGCCGCGATACTCGCCACTTACGACAGCGGCGACCACCTGCATCCGAATCAGGCGGGGCTGCAGGCCATCGCCAATTCGGTGAATCTGGACTGGTTCAAGTAA